From Triticum urartu cultivar G1812 chromosome 2, Tu2.1, whole genome shotgun sequence, a single genomic window includes:
- the LOC125537674 gene encoding uncharacterized protein LOC125537674 isoform X2, with translation MRAAAPVALVHGACIGDLLKSSFANCIASPAGAPAIWPFPFAVWYAVSAAAAISSGASVVEQRFSSSSSAGGSYPSTKERSIILSSASVCTNRIRLESPPKTTIIPPNSLCSASSFVNRSEIVTFQPQALYTEEETEVCAMRLHIRICTKHQDFRKALSERRAARV, from the exons ATGAGAGCAGCTGCGCCGGTGGCTCTCGTGCATGGCGCGTGCATCGGTGACCTTCTAAAGTCCTCCTTCGCGAACTGCATCGCATCGCCGGCCGGAGCGCCGGCCATCTGGCCGTTCCCCTTTGCGGTGTGGTACGCCGTCTCCGCCGCAGCTGCAATCTCCTCCGGCGCCAGCGTTGTTGAGCAGCGTTTCTCATCCAGCAGCAGCGCTGGCGGCTCCTATCCATCTACCAAAGAAAGGAGCATTATCTTATCCAGCGCCAGCGTTTGTACGAACAG GATTCGCCTGGAGTCACCTCCCAAGACTACCATCATTCCTCCAAACAGTCTATGCTCGGCATCCTCATTTGTGAATCGAA GTGAAATTGTAACCTTTCAACCGCAGGCTCTCTATACTGAAGAGGAAACTGAAGTATGTGCCATGAGGCTTCACATTCGGATATGTACCAAGCATCAAG atttcaggaaagcaTTGTCGGAAAGGAGAGCTGcccgagtctag
- the LOC125537674 gene encoding uncharacterized protein LOC125537674 isoform X3 has translation MRAAAPVALVHGACIGDLLKSSFANCIASPAGAPAIWPFPFAVWYAVSAAAAISSGASVVEQRFSSSSSAGGSYPSTKERSIILSSASVCTNRIRLESPPKTTIIPPNSLCSASSFVNRSEIVTFQPQALYTEEETEVCAMRLHIRICTKHQVGADES, from the exons ATGAGAGCAGCTGCGCCGGTGGCTCTCGTGCATGGCGCGTGCATCGGTGACCTTCTAAAGTCCTCCTTCGCGAACTGCATCGCATCGCCGGCCGGAGCGCCGGCCATCTGGCCGTTCCCCTTTGCGGTGTGGTACGCCGTCTCCGCCGCAGCTGCAATCTCCTCCGGCGCCAGCGTTGTTGAGCAGCGTTTCTCATCCAGCAGCAGCGCTGGCGGCTCCTATCCATCTACCAAAGAAAGGAGCATTATCTTATCCAGCGCCAGCGTTTGTACGAACAG GATTCGCCTGGAGTCACCTCCCAAGACTACCATCATTCCTCCAAACAGTCTATGCTCGGCATCCTCATTTGTGAATCGAA GTGAAATTGTAACCTTTCAACCGCAGGCTCTCTATACTGAAGAGGAAACTGAAGTATGTGCCATGAGGCTTCACATTCGGATATGTACCAAGCATCAAG TGGGCGCTGATGAATCTTGA
- the LOC125537674 gene encoding uncharacterized protein LOC125537674 isoform X1: MRAAAPVALVHGACIGDLLKSSFANCIASPAGAPAIWPFPFAVWYAVSAAAAISSGASVVEQRFSSSSSAGGSYPSTKERSIILSSASVCTNRIRLESPPKTTIIPPNSLCSASSFVNRSEIVTFQPQALYTEEETEVCAMRLHIRICTKHQGNRDFTRADGERVTCHRLRC, encoded by the exons ATGAGAGCAGCTGCGCCGGTGGCTCTCGTGCATGGCGCGTGCATCGGTGACCTTCTAAAGTCCTCCTTCGCGAACTGCATCGCATCGCCGGCCGGAGCGCCGGCCATCTGGCCGTTCCCCTTTGCGGTGTGGTACGCCGTCTCCGCCGCAGCTGCAATCTCCTCCGGCGCCAGCGTTGTTGAGCAGCGTTTCTCATCCAGCAGCAGCGCTGGCGGCTCCTATCCATCTACCAAAGAAAGGAGCATTATCTTATCCAGCGCCAGCGTTTGTACGAACAG GATTCGCCTGGAGTCACCTCCCAAGACTACCATCATTCCTCCAAACAGTCTATGCTCGGCATCCTCATTTGTGAATCGAA GTGAAATTGTAACCTTTCAACCGCAGGCTCTCTATACTGAAGAGGAAACTGAAGTATGTGCCATGAGGCTTCACATTCGGATATGTACCAAGCATCAAG gcaacagggacttcacccgtgctgatggggaacgggtcacatgccatcgttTGAGGTGTTGA
- the LOC125537674 gene encoding uncharacterized protein LOC125537674 isoform X5, whose amino-acid sequence MRAAAPVALVHGACIGDLLKSSFANCIASPAGAPAIWPFPFAVWYAVSAAAAISSGASVVEQRFSSSSSAGGSYPSTKERSIILSSASVCTNRIELSGSGIPGKSLRDLPPLVNRSSIPAKRILFICADLSSRA is encoded by the exons ATGAGAGCAGCTGCGCCGGTGGCTCTCGTGCATGGCGCGTGCATCGGTGACCTTCTAAAGTCCTCCTTCGCGAACTGCATCGCATCGCCGGCCGGAGCGCCGGCCATCTGGCCGTTCCCCTTTGCGGTGTGGTACGCCGTCTCCGCCGCAGCTGCAATCTCCTCCGGCGCCAGCGTTGTTGAGCAGCGTTTCTCATCCAGCAGCAGCGCTGGCGGCTCCTATCCATCTACCAAAGAAAGGAGCATTATCTTATCCAGCGCCAGCGTTTGTACGAACAG AATTGAACTATCTGGTAGTGGCATTCCTGGAAAATCTTTGAGGGACTTGCCACCTTTGGTCAACAGGTCTTCCATCCCTGCCAAGAGGATCCTCTTTATTTGCGCTGACTTGAGTTCTAGGGCCTGA